In Dysidea avara chromosome 6, odDysAvar1.4, whole genome shotgun sequence, the genomic stretch AAAATATATGGACGATTCCCTGTACAAACATAAGGAAGTCATTGTATACTGTGTCaattgacaccttgagctgtcagcaagtagaaatgggacacaaagaggtaaatccatgatttgtgcattgtatatactgtggtatgccaaaatgcaccTCTGTTGAGCTAAAGTGACATTAAACAGCCAAGGTAtgtaccatgaaggtattgtgagtcTGGTTTCTGACCAATATTATTTTGTGAGTAagtccaaacctccatgatccctaatatacagttactaccatactgtatgatactccTGATAAAATTGTACGTAAATATTTTCGATCTAGCCACTTAAAATGTTTTCTTCATTAGTTGTCCACCATTGTACTACATTACTTCAGTAATCATGTGTATCTCCTCACCagatgatcacatgatgataAACTATGTCATGTGATACTGAAAAGACCACATGACAACAAAATGGCCGACCAAACCATCAACAATGCTACTATACTCCAGTGAAGACGACATGATGTTCCATTCATCAGTTTATATCAGAAGTGTTATCCCACTGGGGACCAAACCTGTTGATGATACAAGGAGTAGTTAGAATGTTGACATTAAAAAAATCCTAGACCAGTTGTGACTACCAAATCCTCTGGTAACACGTGATCATCAGCTGGTAACTCTTCAGtgttttataaaataatttcaTGTATATTAATAACTTGTTATAGAGTAACAGAAGACTAGTACTTTGTCTGTACTATACACTAACACATTCCTCCATATGTCaattaataataacattacaaaaattGATGTCACTACAGCAATTAATTTGCTGATATCACACAAGTTTTTGAAGGACACACTCTGACTTGTATGGATGCCTACTTCTTACCCAGTGGGTGTTTCTGATAGTTGATATGTACAACTGTACATACAGGTCTTCCAACCTGATTATACCAACGCACCTTGAACTATATACATTGGAACCTCTCAAAAATTTCAATTGTTTATATATAACCTTACACAGTAATCACAGCCTATCAGagtagactgttctattagagtagtttgtgaaCACTTACAGataagtgactgttgtattagagtattgaaCACAAATAGGTGACTATTATTGGACACTTGAAAAAAGTTCCAGGTTGAAGGTTGTAGTTATTCATTTTACACTAGTGACCAAGTCACTGGGTATggtatatgtgacctggtctacgaaaaggggtcttatagccttttcaattgcatgtacttgacaatccataacttgacttgtggaTGTGGTATCACACTGAAATTTGGTCCCTTTagactcctaacatagcactatggcttggtgtaatatgaaggtgattgTTCACATGAGTTATGATttgtcaaacttgacaatttagaaaggctataagatccctttttgcagactgggtcacatattttcTATACACTCAGAGAAACTTGAATTTCCAAGATTCTGATAACATCTCAGATAAATATCATGTACTATGATGGTAATAATAGTGTAAACAAGTTACTGTACTAAAAGTATATCCTCAAAAAATGATGTAGTCATGGTAACtgtaatgaggtcatgaagtacaccttagctacttAACATGGTAACTAATGAGGTGGCCTTAATAAAGAGGTGACAACTAAGACTGGTTGTGTATATAAACAGTACACAGTGTAGTTACACTACAATGATATATGCTACATCAACATCACTGAGCAATGTTTATAGTCCTTCAATGATGATGGAATACCAAATTAAATGTTTTCGCTCCTATATATGCATCATAAATTTGTCAGGAAATTCTTCACCAATATTTCCCCAAATTATACTCACAATTTACATTGTTACTTATAATCATAGGTAGTTGGAGCAATAATTTGCTTTATGTGTACAATACTTATTTTAGTCATAATGATAGTATAGCTTCTTCACATATTTTATTGTGGAATTTGTCACTATATTAATTACCATTCTCACTACGTTCATCAGAATGAAGAACATTGATTATTTTCATCATCTATTATTCTTAATATCACGCCAGCATAATAGATTTAAGCTTACATAATTACTTTTCTGTTTCCAAattatactatacagtatgaatgTGTGGCAGTGTCATTTGTGTATATAAACCTGTAAgtgttatcccactagggatCATGTGAGATGGTAAAGCCTGTTAATACAGGGAGTAAGAACTTGACATTAAAACCAGCTTTGTATGTAgaccagacccagtggtgacttgatccataCTTCTTGTAAACTTTAAATAAGTAAATTATTATATATACCAAATATtcagtgtatataattatgctcattattagtATTAGTGgtgtatgtataatataaaGTATAGTAACAACTTTACTAGTTAGTGTATTAGTTGAGCTTGTCCCAGTTCCACTGTAGTAAGACTGGATGAGTTAGCATTATCCATACTCCCTCCTTTAGTACATCCTCCAATGACTATAATGGCATTGTTGTTGACTGctgttatagctacatgtaatctagctgatgataatgatgaaatgtTCTTCCATGATTTGCTAGAGTCATCATACATCTTAATATCTGATGTTGGTGTACTACTTTGATTACATCCACCAACTACCACTGGTGGGGATGAGCTGGGGACTAGGGCTGTAGAGTAGTGAGTGGCATTAGTCATTGTAATCCATTTGGTGGGTGTCACTGGTTTGTTGTTGGTCAATTGATCAACATGTATCTTGTAGGCATTTATGTCACTTTCTATGTCAACATCAAGGTAACCCACTATGAGTAAATAATCATCAGTAATAATGGGTGTGAAGACAGCCATCGGCACAGGAAGATTAATAAACACTTTCCGCCAATAAGAATTTTCCATCCAATTGAGGACTTCGATATCATCTTGTACTACTGGTACGTTGTTAACATACTTGACTCCCCCAGCAACAATAACATGCTCCAGGTGAGTAACCACCCCTGGTATGTTCCTAGCTGAGAGAAGGTCAGGATAATGAGATGTCCAAGTTTGACTAGTTTCATCAAATGTAGAAACTTTATTAGTCCAATTCTTAGCAGCATGCAGCCATCCACCGATTATAGCTAATTTGCCACCAATGATTTGAGGAACACCATCCCAGTGACCTGAGGGAGGTAACTGATCCCAATGGTCAGTGTTGACatcatagacatatacttgATGTTTAGTATCATCGACTGGACTACTCCCACCAGCAACATAGACCTTCTTGTCTTGTACTGTGACATATGCATGATACATTGAAGCAGGAAGATTGGCTAGCTGAGTCCATTTTATGTGGTACCTGCCACTGGTAAGTGCTGGCATTAATGGGGGTGCCTCCTGAGTGGATAATAATATTTGTAAGCTAAACAAAACTATACAAATCATTGTGAACACAGTTTACATCACAACATGCATATGTAATTGTATAACTTGTTTTATACAACTATTTCTAGTCACTAAGTCATGAGTTATGAAAGTGGCAGGTATAGGGGCAGTGGAGAAGTGTCAAAAAAGTGGAGcatttagaagctctgagattttTCACTGagtaaattaagtagctacagtagatacCATATATGGATACCTTTAATTTGTTCTTAAAGTTAGCCAAAAGTGTTTAATagttaagtgaatttgttcagataactgaaccCAATTACATGATTTATATTACACTGTTAAATTGCTACATACACTAGTGTAGAaacactccaatagaacagtcactttggcATTTGATAACTGAGGATTGACTGTACTTGTAGCTTTgatgtgattgttttattagaatgaATGACTAATCTATTGGAGAGTATCTGAATCTTTTATTATTCAATAAAAGTACAGGGATCATAGCCGCCTACCTATCATGGCAGATCATGTTGAGAAGATAGACtgagatttatattattatttaacGAAGCTGGacttcaattattatttcaacaattattaattatcAATTATTGTATAAATACTGTGTGCTCTTTAATATGAATGGTCTCGACAATATCACAGTACGAGTGGCAGCTAAAACCTCGCTCTGTCTTCATGACAaatggtgctgtgaccaggatctAGAGTTTGGCTTGGCTTTATCCGCGAGGTTTTGCAATGTCGGGACCCATAAGAAGATTGCTTGGACCAACAAAAGCACGACTGCAGAGTTACATTAAGAAAGCAAAGACGATACTGGAACGTCCAGTGGATGAGACTGACTTGGACCAGGAGGAGACTGAGGTGGACGATCTTATTCACCGATTTTCAACGAATATAGCGCTCCTTGAACGATGCAACCAGGAATGGACGACCTTGGTAAACGTAATGGAGGCTGGTGACGAAAAGGAAACGGAAGAAAAGGAGTATCTGTGGGCTACGGATGGAGATGGAGGTCTAATCGAACTATTATTAGACTCCAAAGAGACTACAGCGCGTCTGGAAGCGCGCCTAGCAAGGGTGTTGAGGAAAGCTGAAAGGGCAGCTATGCGACCTTTGACATTACCTGCGACCTCACCCTTGTTGACAACGTCTGGAAACCTTACAGAATCACAAACAGACAACAATGTGAAAATGAAGCTACCCAAATTAAGTCTTCCGACCTTTGATGGTGATATTCTCAAATGGCAAGAGTTTTGGGATGTGTACAGCACAGCTGTGCATGAACAGGATATACCAGATGTCACCAAGTTCAACTACCTAAAAGGTTCAATTCGCAGTGCAGCTGCTACTGCGATAAGTGGAATTTCTGTCACTAACGATAACTATTCATCAGCCGTGAAGATATTACAAGATAAGTTTGGTAAGAAAGAGAACATAATAGAGGCCTTGTGTTCCAAATTACAGCATCTCTCAATGGCTACAAATCGATTTAGCGATATTAAACATAATTACGAAACCATGGAGAAGATGTTGCGACAGTTGGAATCTCAGGGAGAGAGGGTTAATGAGCAACGTATGCTTATACAACAGATACTATCAAAATTTCCAGTTGAGGTAATCATAAGGTTAGAAGAGTCAAAGGACATTGAACAAACATGGACAGTAAAGTTATTAAGAGAGTCACTTAACCGATATGTTTCAATTCATGAAAATGCACAAAGGCATGACTCTATATTCTAGGGGGAGTCAAATTAGAAGTCAGAGAAGAAGTGAAAGCTCTTACAAACCACTTGCTGAAAAACAAGGTTATCATTCAGTTGAGAGTTTTCTAGTTGACAGTAAAAGGAACTTTGAAAAACAACAGAGTCAATCACGTAAGCCATCATACCCATGTATTTTCTGCAAAGGTAGTCACTTTAACGACAATTGTGATAAGGTTAAAACTGTTGCAGATCGTAAACGTCTACTTACTTCTCAAGGTCGTTGTTTTATATGTCTCAAGATTGGTCATCTTTTTAGGGAATGTGTTAACGGTCACTCGAGATCTTGCTGCTACTGTAGAGCAAGTGGTCACCACAACCGGTGTATATGTCCCAAGAAGTTTGCTTCATCACCTGACACAACGGCTGTTAATCAACTACCTGCTGGTTCTTCCAGGATACGTCCAAGAATTACTTCTTCGTCAGAAACACCAGGACTTGCTTCCTCATCGGAAACAACAGCTGTTAACCAGTCATCTACTGATAACCAGTTGGTTGTTAGCACTGAAACCACTTCTAGCACAAACACTGTTACACCTGCAGTAAGTACAGATCATATGTTATTAACGCATGGGGAAAGAGTGATTCTCCAAACAGCACTAGTTCCAATTTTTTGCTCCAATGGATCTATTATATCAGCTCGCCTACTGTTAGATAGTGCTAGCCAGAGAACTTTCATGACAGAAAGACTTGCTAAAAAATTGAGTTTGCCTTCTCAAAGAAAAGAAACATTATCTATTTCTACGTTTAGTTCACAGTGTCCTCAGACCATTGATACATATGTTGTCCATTTTACCATCATTACAAAAGAGAATTCAAATATGGACCTCAATGCTAATGTTTTGACTCAGATCACTAGTCCCATTCGAAGAGGACCACTTCAACCATCAGATTTAAAGTTTCTTCAATCGATTTCACCTGAGAAACTGGCTGATATTATTCCGGACCCATCAGATACAGCTCCCATTGATATCTTAGTTGGATCTGATTACTTTTGGAGCATTGTTGATAATGGGAGGATTGTGCTGCCGTCAGGTTTATTATTGTTGTCATCTAAGTTGGGATATTTACTTACAGGGAAGTTTGTGGACCCTAACAGTAATGTTAATGTTAATCAGCAGTTAGCCGCTTGTTTTGTTATGACACAGATGAACCAAAGTGTTTCCGAACtgaatttgttttcagctgcaGATAGTGTTGTGGTAAGGAATCCTAACTTGACTGATATGTGGAGTTTAGACATAATCGGTATTAGTGACCCTGTACAGATGGATGGTGATGACAAGGCCCTAGAACAGTTCAATCAGGGAATTTATCATGATGGAGAACGATATCAGattaaatggccatggaagAGGCCTGAACCTCACTTACCTGATAATTCTGATGTGGCTTACGGGAGAATGAAATCATTGTCACGACGATTTCAAGCTGATAGAACTCTTTTACAACAGTATGATGATATTTTACAGAGTCAACTAAAGCAAGGAATTATTGAAAAGGTTATAGAAAAAGAAATTGATCACAAGACGCATTATTTACCACACCATCCAGTACTGACACCTTCTAAAAACACCACTAAGGTCCGAATTGTTTATGACGCCTCAGCTAAGGCAAGTAAGAGTGCTAATTGTTTAAATGATTGTTTATATCGAGGACCTATAACCCTACCTGATATGTGTGGAGTGTTATTAAGACAACGAACATACCCAATTGTTATTTTGGCCGATGTAGAAAAGGCCTTTCTGCAAATTGGGATCCAGCAGGAAGAAAGGGATGTGATGCGTTTTCTATGGTTTTGTGATCCTGAACATCCAGATAAACTAGAAGGTAACATAGACATTTATCGATTTTGTCGTGTCCCATTCGGAATAGTATGTAGCCCATTTCTGCTGGAGGGAACTTTGAAATTTCACCTGAAAAATGAGAACAGTTTAGTGGCAAAGAAAATTCTTGAGAATTTGTATGTGGATAATGTTACTATGGGATCTGAATCAGTTAATGAAGCCTACCAAATATTTGTTGAATCTAGAAATATCTTCAGAAAGGCATCAATGAATTTACGTGAATGGGTTTCAAATTCTCAGGAATTTCTTGATTGCTTACCTGATGATCAGAAGGTAATGGGATGTGTCGTTGGATTGTTTGGAATGTTGTGGAATCGAATTGAGGATTATATCCAGAGTGTTAATATCCCTTCATCAAACGTGACCATTACTAAAAGAGAAGTACTAAGTTTTGTTGCCAAGATATATGACCCATTGGGTCTGATCACACCAGTTTCATTTCATGGAAGAGTGTTCTTGCAGAGTCTATGGAAACATAAATTATCATGGGATGAACATTTGCCACAATCACTTTGTCAGGAATTCCGAAAATTAACAAGAACACTTCAACATCTATCATTGATAAAAATCCCACGTTTCATTGCAACATGTGAACATGACATGGTCTTTGAGGTACTTGTATTCTGTGATGCCTCAATTAAGTCATATGCTACTACAGTTTACTTACGAGTCATTACAGGTTGTGGGACTTTTGTAAACCTAGTTTTTTCTAAGATGCGTTTGGCACCAAGCAGCACTGGAAAGAAGAAGAATGCCAACAATTCTGGTGAGATCACATTGCCACGGCTTGAATTATTAGGTGTCTTAATTGGAGTACGTGCTGCAAATTTTATTGTTCAGGAGCTTAAACTACCAATATATAAGAGATATCTCTGGACTGACTCTGAATACGTTTTACATTGGATGAAGAGTTCAAAATTGTTACCTTTGTTTGTTGAAAATCGAATTAAGGAGATACGAATGGAAAAGGACATTACATTTTGTTATATTCCATCAAAACAGAACCCTGCAGACTATGCAACATGGGGGCTCACTGTTCAAGAAATTATCGATTGTAAATTATGGTGGCATGGACCGGAATGGTTGAAATCTGAAGAAACAACATGGCCTAGTTGGAACATGCCAGACATTACACCAGATAAGCTGGATAACTTGTTGGAAATTGGTAAGAAAGGTTCACAAGTCATATACGAAGTTACTAATGTTGTTAACGATGGTTCTCAAGTCCACAATGATTATCCATCTCCACTAACAATAGATGAATTCAAATATTCCTCTTTACGAAAGTTACTTCACATAACTGTTTACTGTATCAAGTTCATTTACATTATGGTGTTAAACAAATGTTCTAAGGAATTGAAAGAAAGAGTTCTGAGGAAACACAAGATTTTGGAGAAAGTGTTTAATAATATGAGGGAAGGTTCCATTTATTCAGATGAAATTAGAAATGCTACACTACTTTGGCTTTATGTGATACAAAATAGAAAATATCATGAGGTGCTCAACGATATTGAGAAACATCGAAAGAATTGTATTCAACAACAACTTGGTCTTAAAATTGATGATATTGGGCTGCGTAGATGTTATGGAAGGTTGGGTAATGCTGATTTGAATGAGGATACTAAGAATCCCAAGCTACTTCCAAGGTATGAACGTTTTACTGCTCTTTTAATCAGCGAAGTACACCAGAGATTGATTCATGCTGGAGTTTCACATACTTTATCTCAAATACGAGAGGAGTTTTGGATTCCCCAAGGCAGGACACAAGTAAGGCATGTAATCTCTAAATGTTTGATTTGTAATAGACATCAAGGACCTTCATTCCAGTTACCCAACATGCCACCCTGGCCCAGGGAGAGAGTTTCAAGGAGTGACCCATTTCAGTTTATTGGGCTTGACTACTTGGGACCATTATATGTGAAACAAGGAACTGAACTTAAGAAGGTCTGGATATGCTTGTTCACTTGTCTGTCGATTAGAGCTATCCATATGGAGTGGGTTCTAGACCTGACTGCAACTCAGTTTCTAAATTGTATCAGACGATTTGTATCACGTTGGGGTAGACCAGACCTAATTATCTCCGATAATGCCCCACAGTTTCGATTAACAAATACAGTTTTGGATAAACAGTGGAGGCAAGTGTTCAAAAATAAGGATGTACTTAATTATATTTCTATGGAGGGAATTAAATGGAACTTCACAACTGCTCTTGCCCCATGGCAAGGGTTTTTTTATGAAAGACTTGTCGGTATGGTTAAACGATCATTAAGGAAGGCTACTGGAAGGAAACATTTCACTTTAGAACAGTTGATAACCCTGATAGCTGAGATAGAAGCAGTACTTAATTCTAGACCGTTAACGTATGTTTATGGAGATTTAAAGTCAGGATTTGTACTAACGCCTTCACATTTTTTAGCATCCAACAGAAAACTGGGTATCAGTCCCTTTGGTGATGACAACGATCATAGTGATCCTGAATTCCAAGTTGTTAAGAATTCAGCAACTAAATTGATTGAACACTGGAAGAAAGGACAAAAACATCTAGACATATTCTGGAAATCCTGGAGAGATGAATATCTCTTGAGTTTAAGGGAAAGAAATCCACTTGTACATAGACAACCTAGGTCACATAGTGAGAAGGAACCCACTGAAGGCAGTATCGTAATCGTAAAGGATGATAATTTGCCAAGAAGCAATTGGAGAATTGGCAAAATATTAAGACTAATAGTTAGTAGAGACTCCAAAATTCGATCAGCCGAAATACAATTACCAGGAAACATTATTATGACAAGACCAGTGAACCACTTGTATCCACTAGAAGTACCAGAAAACCCTGATAACTCTATTACTGAATCAGATGTAAACAAAAACGATAAACCAAAGGATCTTGATAATTCTGTAACTGATGTAGACAAGATTGATGCTGTTAGAAACAGTATTGTTCCAAGCCAAATTGAACCTATCAAACAGCAAAGAAAGGCAGCCACTCAAGCTCGACTAGCAattcaaaaacatttaaatGATAACATTTCCACAGTTATATTTTGCTTCCCTCGGGAGTGTTGAGAAGATAGACtgagatttatattattatttattatttaacgAAGCTGGacttcaattattatttcaacaattattaattatcAATTATTGTATAAATACTGTGTGCTCTTTAATATGAATGGTCTCGACAATATCACAGTACGAGTGGCAGCTAAAACCTCGCTCTGTCTTCATGACAGATCATTTTGCTCAGTAAAATAATTCACAAGGTACCATATTACACAAGGCCAGCTGCACACATTATAGAGGTCTTTTGAAAAATCCAAAAAATGCAGATTACCATTGCATAATGTGAATCAATAGGTATACAATAATATAGCTAGGTTACACAATACGCTGTATTATACCATGATAAGTTGATATTGGTAAATGACAGTGTTTAAGTGTAGTATTGAATGGTTATGGGTTAACATGAGTATAAACTTTATCCTCCACACATGACATTTCTCATAGAGAATGTACTAACATTAGTGACTTACTATTTTCAATTTTGATGTCTTTGTTGTTGGTCCTCCTAAAGGTACTCTGTTAAGTTGATTGGCTATTTGTTGTGTTGGGGGTACACTCCTTGTGGAGGACTAAGATAACAATACCATACATGGCAATGATAACAAAACAAATATATACTCACCAGCTGTCGTTTCAAGTGGTCAATTTCTACATCTCTTGCAGATATTTTCCTTTCATTTTCTATTTTCAGTTGGTTGTTTTCAAGATCTTTCTGACTGTTTTCTCTTCTCAGTTGATCATTCTCAGTCTTCTGCTGCTCCACTtgttggtgtagagtgataacATCTTGTGGGGACTCCTTCATGTAAACATCCTTGCTCACTCGGATCCTCTCACAGACAGCTGTTATGGTCGGCCTCACAGCAGGATCATCATCCAGACACTCCTCCACCAGTGGCCTCAATACTTCAGCCTCTCCTCTCATTTTGTCAAGGTACTGCTGACGACGCTCAACTTCCAGCAAAGTTACCTTTCTTCTGGTCTTGGGGTCATATTGTGTTTGGTTAATTGGTTTTGGCCATTGCTGGGCAAATGTGTGGAGAACTACTCCAGCAAATGAGAATACATCCATGGGAGGACCATAAACTGGATCATCGACTAAAGATTCCGGTGGCATGAAATCTACAGTTCCTGGAGCTTTAGTCATTGTCTTTCTACTATCAGCTTTTATCACCTTGGCCACTCCGAGATCACTGATCTTTGCCATATGATGTGCTGTCAACAAGACATTATTGGGGGAGAGGTCTCGATGGATGATGGGAGGGTCGTGATTGTGAAGGTAGCATAGGCCAAGGGAAACGTCATggacaattgaaaattttatatgGACAGGAATCTTCTCATGTTTATCCACCAGTGAGGTCAAGCTATCCACCATCATCTCCATAACCATTACTGGTAGCCACATCCTTCCCTGTACACCACCCGCCCCCACAGAGGGATAATAAACACCTAGGAACTGTATGACGTTTGGATGACGTAATGTACTGCACTGACGACACTCCCTCATAAACGATTCCACTGTTCGTCTCATTTCCACGTCTCCCACCTCTTCGACCAGAATGGAGTGGATCTCTTTGGCGGCACATATCGTTCCACAATATTTGACAGCGTAAACTCTCCCGTACGCCCCTCGTCCCAGTTCCTTGCGATCTAGTTTGGTAACTCCCTTCAGAACTAGACCTTGAAAATCATCACCAGAAGCCATTTTTCTTGTAAGACAAAAGATGGGTGTGGCTGACCAGAAATTGCGCACGTGTACAAGTGTCATGAATTACTCCAAATAGTGCCCATAATTGACAACGTGTTGTGATGGATGTGGTATATTCAAAGAGAAGAGGTCTTAAGAGATCGAGACAATCTGTAAAAGAGGTGGATTCCAATGGTTCACTCCGCCACAAAAGAAGTAAGTGTATTACCTGCAGAATCCGAGGGAGGCGCCTTGTTTACATTGATTACACGTACCATTCAGATGCTCCAGTAATAATATTGACACTAGCAATGCACTATTTGTTGGTTCCCACAAATCAGTAGAATCAATTCTGTGAGTATTGCACATTTAGAAGCTTGAATTGAATGtacaaataattaaacaagGTTTGTTATTGAAGAAATGCCTTGGGCACAAGGTGTGACTAGTACTGTCCCCATACAAACTGTTTAGTAGAAATGTGAGCCAGACTCTGTTACACATTTgtttttgaaaacttttaaaatgcatgcatgtacctagctagctgtttgtgcagcttatttCACTTTATGAGTAATACAGAAGCCAAACAATGATGGACTGATTGTGACAGCTCCAACCCTAGTACTGACTTCTCTTGTCTTTTCACTCTTGTACTTGCATACAACtctttatacatactgtattgtctTGAATTACGGCCCAAGCATTTAAGCAACTTTTACCCCAGCTACTAAACGAGACTGGTGACTATACGAGACTGGcatttatatacctgatcagTATTCACaagtcaacttcataccttggtgttgtactctccttgatgttttcctcagcatatttcacaaattcaagcttaaaaggaacTATAGAACGTTCTTCACTTCATTGTGTATGACACAGGGGGATGTCACGTAGTTATGTGCTGAAGATAGATCTGTTAccgtggtcaaagtcttgactggtcaaaattttgctttgacctgtgactaagagcctttttcgacctttgaccgGTAACTTAGTAACGATATTTCAAtgcttttcgattgtgggttggaaatttttacccttgaccattgacttggcacaaatttggtggccttgacctttgacttagactttcactgtggttgcagatctacctacagtgagtgcctgtgtgtcacccccttgtaaCACCGCCCGgaattgtttttaaaaaaaagacTGCACTAGATATTTAGTTGAGACCTGGCGTTTGTCTGAGACCTGGCGTTTGTCTGAGACCCGGCATTTAGttttgttatgatgctgtatatCCCCGGCAACTAAATGGACTAGACATTTATACGAGATCGGCCGTAATTCGAGGCAATATGCTACTTCATATCCAACATAAATGATCCTAGAGGTCACCTCTAGTATGGTGGGCCCAAGACAAGCTCCTCCTGCCCTATTTGGCTGGAAGGAGACGGTGCGAATTGGCTTTTGTCTGTTTTTCATCAGTCTGTCATTAGTAAAGGAATTACTTTATTATCCATTACTGTTGTCCAGTCAGCAGTTTCAAATTACAGCAATTTTAGGTTGCTTGTGAAATGCAACTGAGTAATTTGTGCACG encodes the following:
- the LOC136258813 gene encoding uncharacterized protein, which translates into the protein MTLVHVRNFWSATPIFCLTRKMASGDDFQGLVLKGVTKLDRKELGRGAYGRVYAVKYCGTICAAKEIHSILVEEVGDVEMRRTVESFMRECRQCSTLRHPNVIQFLGVYYPSVGAGGVQGRMWLPVMVMEMMVDSLTSLVDKHEKIPVHIKFSIVHDVSLGLCYLHNHDPPIIHRDLSPNNVLLTAHHMAKISDLGVAKVIKADSRKTMTKAPGTVDFMPPESLVDDPVYGPPMDVFSFAGVVLHTFAQQWPKPINQTQYDPKTRRKVTLLEVERRQQYLDKMRGEAEVLRPLVEECLDDDPAVRPTITAVCERIRVSKDVYMKESPQDVITLHQQVEQQKTENDQLRRENSQKDLENNQLKIENERKISARDVEIDHLKRQLSSTRSVPPTQQIANQLNRVPLGGPTTKTSKLKIEAPPLMPALTSGRYHIKWTQLANLPASMYHAYVTVQDKKVYVAGGSSPVDDTKHQVYVYDVNTDHWDQLPPSGHWDGVPQIIGGKLAIIGGWLHAAKNWTNKVSTFDETSQTWTSHYPDLLSARNIPGVVTHLEHVIVAGGVKYVNNVPVVQDDIEVLNWMENSYWRKVFINLPVPMAVFTPIITDDYLLIVGYLDVDIESDINAYKIHVDQLTNNKPVTPTKWITMTNATHYSTALVPSSSPPVVVGGCNQSSTPTSDIKMYDDSSKSWKNISSLSSARLHVAITAVNNNAIIVIGGCTKGGSMDNANSSSLTTVELGQAQLIH